The Candidatus Zixiibacteriota bacterium genome includes a region encoding these proteins:
- a CDS encoding GNAT family protein: MKLRPLAVEDVDFFFRLLTDPKVTQYTMDEPPSDCGQAGDLIRFYLGPQGKTENRWGIINKEDGRLIGTCGFHRWDQQCMRAEIGCDLSPDYWGRGYMIEALQAAIRNGFERMKLNRIEAIVYVNNNPCIRLLERVGFQKEGRLRDYYYLNGKFHDQYIFSLLRKEVKIYSSVRRDS, encoded by the coding sequence TTGAAGTTGAGACCGCTTGCGGTTGAAGATGTTGATTTCTTCTTTCGGCTCCTGACTGATCCGAAGGTAACACAATATACAATGGATGAACCACCTTCAGATTGCGGCCAGGCCGGGGATCTTATTCGGTTCTATCTTGGCCCCCAGGGAAAGACCGAGAATCGTTGGGGAATCATAAATAAGGAAGATGGTCGGCTCATCGGTACCTGCGGTTTTCACAGGTGGGATCAACAATGTATGCGGGCCGAGATCGGATGCGATTTGAGTCCCGATTATTGGGGGCGGGGCTATATGATCGAAGCCTTACAAGCGGCAATCCGGAACGGGTTCGAGCGTATGAAACTGAATCGGATTGAAGCCATTGTATATGTCAATAATAATCCTTGTATCCGACTTCTGGAGAGAGTTGGTTTCCAGAAAGAAGGCAGGCTCCGCGATTACTATTATCTGAATGGCAAATTTCATGACCAATATATTTTCTCTTTACTGCGAAAAGAGGTGAAGATTTACAGTTCCGTCAGGAGAGACTCCTGA